The following are encoded together in the Zingiber officinale cultivar Zhangliang chromosome 8A, Zo_v1.1, whole genome shotgun sequence genome:
- the LOC122010023 gene encoding F-box only protein 6-like, whose translation MDEAAELSQVVGRIQELCELYASPPLDWPIHLDPRLYILELNNLLEYDFFGLLMDDKSGNKMVEMIESPSCKRHRRGKSPAKAIASISSGLMDQQIWKDFPEDLLEAVIARLPTESFFRFRTVCRKWNSLLSSCTFSQHLAEVSVLHPWFYSVTHENIRKGAMYNPSMRKWHHISIPFLPAKTVLLPVASAGGLICFLDLSHKNFYISNPLTNSFKELPPRSYRVWSRVAVAMILNGKTASSGYKIMWLGCNGDHEIYDSIHHSWSHSAGFPPNIRLPLSLNFRSQTVSVGRTIYFMHAEPDGILLYDVTTGIWKQYLIPSPQHLTDHMLSEHEGQILLVGLVTKNAATCVYIWEMQKMTLLWKEVDRMPNVWCLELYGKHVRMTCLGNHGLLMLSLRSKRMNRLVMYNLSTKEWQRVPECTQPHSRKRQTIACGTAFRPCPTALA comes from the coding sequence GTTGTATATCTTGGAGTTGAATAACCTACTAGAATATGACTTCTTTGGTCTTTTGATGGACGATAAGTCTGGTAACAAGATGGTTGAAATGATTGAATCTCCATCTTGCAAGAGACATAGAAGGGGAAAGAGCCCTGCAAAAGCAATTGCATCAATTTCAAGTGGCTTGATGGATCAGCAAATCTGGAAAGACTTTCCAGAAGATCTTCTTGAAGCTGTGATCGCAAGACTCCCTACCGAATCATTCTTCCGGTTCCGGACTGTGTGCAGAAAGTGGAACTCCTTGTTGTCTTCATGCACCTTCTCCCAACATCTCGCGGAAGTTTCAGTGTTACATCCTTGGTTCTATTCAGTCACTCATGAAAACATAAGAAAGGGAGCCATGTACAATCCATCTATGAGAAAATGGCATCATATTTCCATTCCATTTCTGCCCGCAAAGACAGTACTTCTTCCAGTAGCATCAGCTGGTGGTCTCATTTGTTTCTTGGATTTATCACATAAGAACTTCTACATTAGCAATCCTCTGACCAACTCATTCAAAGAACTTCCACCAAGATCTTACCGAGTCTGGTCGCGAGTGGCTGTTGCGATGATTCTGAATGGGAAGACTGCCAGCAGTGGATACAAGATAATGTGGCTCGGATGCAATGGGGATCATGAGATATACGATTCAATTCATCACAGTTGGAGTCACAGTGCAGGTTTTCCTCCAAACATCAGGCTTCCACTCTCTTTGAATTTTAGGTCACAAACAGTGTCGGTTGGCAGAACCATCTACTTTATGCATGCTGAACCCGACGGCATCTTGTTGTATGACGTAACAACTGGTATTTGGAAGCAGTACCTCATCCCCTCTCCACAGCATCTTACTGACCATATGCTGTCAGAGCATGAAGGTCAGATTTTGCTTGTAGGTTTGGTGACCAAGAATGCCGCCACATGCGTCTACATATGGGAGATGCAGAAGATGACTCTCCTGTGGAAGGAGGTGGACAGAATGCCAAACGTCTGGTGCTTGGAGCTTTACGGCAAGCATGTAAGGATGACATGCCTGGGCAACCATGGCTTGCTCATGCTTTCTCTGAGGTCGAAACGGATGAACCGTCTTGTTATGTACAATTTGTCTACAAAGGAATGGCAGAGAGTGCCAGAATGCACGCAGCCGCACAGCAGGAAGAGACAGACAATTGCTTGTGGGACTGCATTTCGTCCATGCCCCACTGCACTTGCTTGA